TCTTCTTGGAGTTGGTTTGGAAATCTCTTTGTATTCTTTTGTCAAGTTGGTCAGTTGTTAATGCCGGTTTCAGATCGAGAACCAAAATGTGATTATCGATCTTTCGAACATGTGAACTTGCCGAAAGAATGAGCGGACCGGAAACGCCAAAATGAGTAAAAAGCATTTCCCCGAAATCTTCATGAACTTTTTTATTATGTTTGTCAATAATCCGAATCGTTACATTTTTCAAAGATAAACCTTGCAGAGACCTTACGGACTGTGTCAGGCTTTTGACTGATGGTTGAGTCTGCGAAACCTCCGTACTGGTCGATATTTTCAAAAAGCTGTTTTGGGATTCAACCATTGCGAAGGTCTTAATTTCCTTCGGAACTCTTAACCATTCGCAAGGTTTCAGAAACTCTTTTGCTTCGATTGGAACAAGCGACGGTTTGAACGGAACTATTCTGTGTCCGAACTTTTGAGCAAATTTGTATCCATCTCCGGTTGAACCGGTTCCGGGATAGGATTTTCCACCGGTTGCAATGATTACAGTATCGCAGGTTAGAATTTCATTGCCGGTTATTGTGATTTCAAATTTATTGGATATTTTATTTATCTTCTTAACTTTGTTATGTAGAATTTTTACTTTATTCTTTTTCAGGAAATTCTCTAAACAGGATACGATATCAGAAGCCTTATCCGATTTTGGAAAAACCCGGTTCCCTCTTTCGGTCTTTGTTTCCAAACCAAGTTTATGAAAGAATTCTATGGTATCATAAGCAGAAAACCGATAAAAAGCATTGGTCAGAAATCTACCGTTGATTGGAACATTCCGGATCAAATCAGGAACTTCGCAATTGTTTGTCAGGTTACATCTGCCTTTTCCTGTAATTAACAGCTTCTTTCCCAATATTGGATTTCTCTCGATCAAGGTTACATCCAATCCTCGTTCCGCAGCAATTCCGGCTGCTATCATTCCGGATGCTCCTCCGCCGATGACAATTATTTGTTCGATTTCAATCTCCTTTTTCAGCAACGAACAATACAAACAAAACGAACTATATTAATCTTTTCTAATTCTCTTCAGTGTTTTTCAGTTTTAAATTTTCACAGACAATCGGAGGACCTGCGGACATTCCTATGTTTTCACTTTTTGAAAAACATCACATACAGTGGTCGGATTGAGACAATAATCAATGCTAAAATATAAATCCAGTAATCCAAAGTGATAATTTGAGGAATAAGTTTTATCAAAATGATCATAACCAACATCGCTGTTAATTGTGCTAATTTAATATCAAAAATTGAAAAAAATTTGATCCTTTCATTAAAAAATTTAATCATTCTCATGATAACCTCCTTTCCAGAATGAAACTTGCTAAATTTTAAAAAATTTGGCAAGTTTTTTTTCCGTGGGCAAGTTTTTTCTAAAAATATTTGACCAAAATAAATCCATTTCAATTCTGACACCAGAAAAAGAAGGAGGAATGGAAATGTTTGAAATATACTTTCATAAAGGTTTCATGTTTGAAAGTTCGAAAATATTTCCCATCCATCACCTTTTACTCCTCGTTTGAGGAGATATTACATTTTCAATAACCAAACTCGTTACCATATTCAGTATCCCCATCGTCCCGATGGGAAATTATAAAAATCATTAACTCATTATTTTTTAGTGGGATAAAAAAAGTTTTAAAAATACGCCGATCATGGTGTTGCGAAAAAATCAACAGGAACTTTCCGATTCTTATTTGAGAGAATGCCTTTGATAGAAGCTTCGGAAAGGAGACAAGAGGAGAAAATTATGGAATATCCATTCAATGAAATAGAAAAGAAGTGGCAAAAAATCTGGCAGGAAAAGAAAATTTTCCAGGCTGAAGATAATTCTCAAAAACCAAAATATTATGTTCTTTCCATGTTTCCATATCCGTCGGGAGCACTGCACATGGGACATGTTTCCAATTATTCCATCGCTGATGCGATCTCACGCTATAAAATGACACAAGGTTATAATGTCATGCAGCCGATGGGATACGATTCCTTTGGACTTCCAGCAGAAAATTATGCTATCGAACATCATTCACATCCCCGGCTGTCAACTGATGAAAATATTGAAATCATGCGGAAACAATTCGATAGTATTGGTTTTGGACTTGATTGGGAACGGGAAGTCAGCACCTGCCACCCTGACTATTTCAGGTGGGGACAATGGTTCTTCAAGAGAATGTATGAGAAAGGACTGGTTTATAAAAAATCATCCTTTGTAAACTGGTGTGAAAGTTGCCAGACAGTTCTGGCAAATGAGCAGGTTGAAAACGGAACCTGCTGGAGATGTGATTCAATCGTACATCAGAAAGAATTGGAACAGTGGTTTTTTAAAATTACGGATTATGCGGAAGAATTACTGGATTTTTCCAAAGTTATTGATTGGCCCGAAAGAGTTAAAACAATGCAGACCAACTGGATCGGGAAAAGTCATGGAACCGAGATGTGGTTCAAGCTGGAGAATTCAGAAGAGATCATCAAAGTGTTCACGACAAGACCGGATACGATCTTTGGTTGCACCTTTATGGCTCTTCCTCCGGAACATCCGCTCGTTTCGGAATGGTTGAAAAATGAACCGAAAAATTCCGAGATCATTAAATTTTGTGATAAAGTCATGAATGAGGATAAAATTTCCCGTTCCGCAGAAAATACAGTAAAAGAAGGAATTTTCAGCGGAAAGTATGCTTTGAATCCCGTGAATGGCAAACGAGTCCAGATCTGGATCACGAATTATGTTTTGATGAATTATGGAACCGGAGCTGTGATGGCTGTTCCTGCTCATGATCAGAGGGATTTTGAATTTGCTAAAAAATATGACATACCGATAATTGTAGTTATTCAAAATAAAGAAATGGATCTTGTGCTGGAAGAAATGACTGAAGCTTACACCGAATCCGGAATCCTGGTAAATTCGGAACAATTTGATGGAATGAACAGCATCAAATCCCAAAAAGCGATCACGGACTGGATGACAGAAAACAAAACCGGGAAAGCAACAATAACCTACAGACTCCGGGATTGGGG
This genomic interval from Candidatus Cloacimonadota bacterium contains the following:
- a CDS encoding leucine--tRNA ligase, whose product is MEYPFNEIEKKWQKIWQEKKIFQAEDNSQKPKYYVLSMFPYPSGALHMGHVSNYSIADAISRYKMTQGYNVMQPMGYDSFGLPAENYAIEHHSHPRLSTDENIEIMRKQFDSIGFGLDWEREVSTCHPDYFRWGQWFFKRMYEKGLVYKKSSFVNWCESCQTVLANEQVENGTCWRCDSIVHQKELEQWFFKITDYAEELLDFSKVIDWPERVKTMQTNWIGKSHGTEMWFKLENSEEIIKVFTTRPDTIFGCTFMALPPEHPLVSEWLKNEPKNSEIIKFCDKVMNEDKISRSAENTVKEGIFSGKYALNPVNGKRVQIWITNYVLMNYGTGAVMAVPAHDQRDFEFAKKYDIPIIVVIQNKEMDLVLEEMTEAYTESGILVNSEQFDGMNSIKSQKAITDWMTENKTGKATITYRLRDWGISRQRYWGTPIPIIYCDKCGTVLVPDEDLPVTLPENVQLGKTTQNPLLSVPDWINTKCPKCGGPAKRETDTMDTFVDSSWYFARYTDPKNEQEPFSKEKADFWLPVDQYIGGIEHAVMHLMYARFFHKFMRDIGIVQSDEPFARLLTQGMVTKDGAKMSKSKGNVVDPEYIVDRYGADTVRVFMLFASPPDKDVEWNDEAVKGAFRFLNRIWRLFEDNLEILQIATKKHKKAQENKVTTNLHEFTRKENSEISAEIKNLRYSTHFTIKKVLDDIENRMMFNTAIAAIMEHLNNVTAIKEPIALSENEKEIFAESCIIIPRLLYFFAPHLAEELWHKIGNEKLVHETGIPEYDPKFLVRDEITYVVQIMGKIRGKLLVSPTVSENEIKEKALELENVRKYIAGKEVKKIIVVPKKLVSIVVK